A section of the Nitrososphaerales archaeon genome encodes:
- a CDS encoding flavin reductase family protein yields MYPRHIVLVTCFNPKNNKSNIISVAWSTPLSHEPPLIGISIAPKRYSHDLISKTGEFVVNIPTIELAKQVLFCGRRSGRDVDKFNETKLTARVARKVRASIIEECIAHLECKVVNQIEVGDHTLFIGEVVAAYVNEGLFEKVFDVKKVKVLHHLGEDLFVTNSSEVINPQL; encoded by the coding sequence ATGTATCCAAGACATATCGTATTGGTTACATGCTTCAATCCCAAGAATAATAAGAGTAATATCATAAGTGTAGCTTGGAGTACGCCCTTATCACATGAGCCCCCACTTATAGGTATTTCGATCGCACCAAAAAGGTACTCTCACGATCTGATCTCTAAAACGGGCGAATTCGTCGTGAATATACCGACTATCGAATTGGCTAAACAGGTATTGTTTTGTGGGAGGAGATCTGGTAGAGATGTGGATAAATTCAATGAGACAAAGCTTACAGCAAGAGTAGCAAGAAAAGTAAGAGCCTCGATTATAGAGGAGTGTATCGCACATTTAGAGTGTAAAGTTGTAAATCAAATAGAGGTTGGTGACCATACACTCTTTATTGGAGAGGTAGTAGCAGCGTATGTGAATGAAGGCCTATTTGAGAAAGTTTTTGATGTGAAGAAGGTAAAGGTCTTACATCATTTGGGTGAAGATCTATTTGTTACTAACTCATCAGAGGTTATAAACCCTCAACTATGA
- a CDS encoding DUF402 domain-containing protein, whose product MVKAKIRGIYATALTKLLLDNGFEIVQPSIEVQKRFNLKFDESPYDLNIYDRWDKQGVHVCGESKAVEALCKVLRENLLDVIIRRIEQPTVQSPLQNQFLDVEFPGLSKVKLDDIRRCVVPTVKGHHYYKTCGINISSAVDMAEKLIAKGCPIDKVEELLRLTIKHEYPSEGREIDIEHVKLDGNILHLGKALVKVYDEDKGILKLHRSIKGEGTYDGLKVPKRIGDYAVTEVKLGEWYLKTRYFSSENHYKGMYVNINTPVELYPRCIRYVDLEVDVCIEPNGEVWVVDEEKLEEAVKKGVVSESLLNTVKEKVKEFLCQNHKIIVEGL is encoded by the coding sequence TATGCAACAGCTTTAACGAAGCTCCTTCTCGATAATGGTTTTGAAATCGTCCAACCATCGATCGAGGTTCAGAAGAGATTTAATTTAAAATTTGATGAAAGTCCTTACGATCTCAACATCTACGATCGATGGGATAAGCAGGGGGTTCATGTATGTGGAGAGTCTAAGGCTGTAGAAGCTCTTTGCAAAGTCTTAAGAGAAAATTTATTAGATGTGATTATAAGAAGGATCGAGCAGCCAACTGTACAATCTCCCTTGCAGAATCAGTTCCTAGATGTAGAGTTTCCAGGATTATCAAAAGTAAAGCTCGATGATATACGAAGGTGTGTGGTTCCAACGGTAAAAGGCCATCACTACTATAAGACTTGCGGAATCAATATTTCATCAGCTGTAGATATGGCTGAGAAGCTCATCGCTAAAGGATGCCCTATCGATAAGGTTGAGGAGCTCTTAAGGTTAACCATCAAGCACGAATATCCTAGCGAAGGGCGTGAGATAGATATCGAACATGTGAAATTGGATGGGAATATCCTTCATTTGGGCAAGGCTCTAGTGAAGGTGTATGATGAGGATAAAGGTATTCTCAAACTTCATCGATCTATCAAAGGAGAAGGTACGTATGATGGGCTTAAAGTACCTAAGAGGATAGGCGATTATGCTGTTACAGAAGTAAAGTTGGGAGAATGGTATCTGAAGACTCGATACTTTTCTTCTGAGAATCACTATAAAGGTATGTATGTAAATATAAACACACCGGTCGAGTTGTATCCACGTTGTATTCGATACGTAGATTTAGAGGTGGATGTGTGTATCGAGCCGAATGGTGAAGTATGGGTAGTGGATGAAGAAAAGCTCGAAGAGGCGGTCAAAAAGGGGGTAGTATCAGAGAGTTTACTGAATACCGTTAAGGAGAAGGTTAAAGAGTTTTTATGCCAGAATCATAAGATCATAGTTGAGGGTTTATAA